The genomic region CTAAGCAGGTTGAATCCCTGAAAAACGAAGCCTATGTAATTACGGCGCAGTCTCGCCAGCTGATCTCTGTCCAGTCCGCCCACCTCCACACCGCCGAAACGGTACGATCCGCCTGAGGGTGTGTCCAGACATCCCAGAATGTTCATACAGGTGGATTTGCCGGAGCCGCTCGGCCCCATGACCGCAACAAAATCACCCGATTCGATGGTTATGTCGATGCCACGTAGAGCGTGCATCTCCGACTGCCCCATCCCGTATATCTTTGTCACGCCCTTAAGCTCTATGAGCGGCGTGTTTCCCGTTTCCATCACTTACCCTTTGCGTTTACTGTGCCGATGACCAGTTCGTCACCCGCTTTTATATCCCCCTGAATAAGCTCTCTGCCGTTTCCGTTGCTCTCTCCTGTGGCAACCTCAACAGGCTGGGGCATTCCGTTCACCAGTTTGTAGACTGTCTGCGCTCCCTCTTTTTTCTGTCGGGGAGCGGTTTTTGCCGCTCTGAGGGGACGGGGCATCAGCTTGCTGACGAAAGAACCGCCGGAAGCATCCATTGCGGGGGGCGCATATCTGAACGCTTCGTTGGGGATTATCACTGCGTTCTTCTGCTCTTTGACTATTATGTCGGATGTGGCGGTCATTCCGGGGCGAAGGAGCATATTGCTGTTGTCCACCCTGATGACGGTTGCATAGGTGACCACGTTGTCAACGGTCTCAGAGCCGTATCTGGCCTGAGTTATGTCACCTTTGAAGACCTTGTCGGGATATGCGTCCACAGTGAACTCCGCACGCATCCCCTCTTTCACCTGACCTATGTCCGCCTCATCAACGTTCACTATAAGCTCCATCTCTTTCAGATCCTCCGCAAGGGTGAAGAGCACCGGAGCCTGATATGAAGCCGCAACGGTCTGACCGGGTTCAACGCTTCTGGTGAGCACAACCCCGTTCACAGGCGACAGAATCTTGGCCTTTGAAAGGTCTGTCTTTGCGGATTTCAGGTTCGCTTCGGCCTGTGCGGACTGAGCCTGCGCCGAAGCTGTGTTTGCCACCGCACGGTCATAGTCGGCCTGTGCCGCATCCATATCCGATTTTGAAGGGGACTTCCCCTGAGTTATGTCATACAGATTTTTAAGTCTGTTCAGTTTTGCCAGTGTCTCCCTTTCGGTGGCCTGCGACTGAAGAACGGTTGCCTGAGCAGCCTTAACGGCCGCCGCATACTGGGTCAGCTGACTCTCCAGCTTCTCCGTGTCCAGTTCCGCAAGGATCTGACCTTTGGTCACTTTGCTGTTGTAGTCCGCATAAACGGCCTTAACCGTTCCCGAAAGCTCACTGCCCACCTCAACCTGATTTGTGGGCTGAAGGGTTCCCGTTGCGGATATCTTTACGGTGAAATCACCCTGCTCCGCCTTAACCGTTTTATACTGCGGAATGTCGTTCTTTCCGCTCACACAGGTCTTTATGCCCAGTGCGATGACTATCACTGCGATAACGCCCAGCCAGATGAATTTTTTCCGGCCGCCGCCGCTTCTTTTTCCGCCTATTTTTCCCGCAATCTCAGCGGTGTTTACTTTGCTCATTCGCTCTTCTCCCCTGTTTCGATTGATTCCCAGCCGCCGCCGAGTGCTTTATATAAACTGACAAGGTTTGTACCCGCCGAACCTTTGCTTGTCTGGAGCTGATTGTTGTAGCTGA from Seleniivibrio woodruffii harbors:
- a CDS encoding efflux RND transporter periplasmic adaptor subunit, translated to MSKVNTAEIAGKIGGKRSGGGRKKFIWLGVIAVIVIALGIKTCVSGKNDIPQYKTVKAEQGDFTVKISATGTLQPTNQVEVGSELSGTVKAVYADYNSKVTKGQILAELDTEKLESQLTQYAAAVKAAQATVLQSQATERETLAKLNRLKNLYDITQGKSPSKSDMDAAQADYDRAVANTASAQAQSAQAEANLKSAKTDLSKAKILSPVNGVVLTRSVEPGQTVAASYQAPVLFTLAEDLKEMELIVNVDEADIGQVKEGMRAEFTVDAYPDKVFKGDITQARYGSETVDNVVTYATVIRVDNSNMLLRPGMTATSDIIVKEQKNAVIIPNEAFRYAPPAMDASGGSFVSKLMPRPLRAAKTAPRQKKEGAQTVYKLVNGMPQPVEVATGESNGNGRELIQGDIKAGDELVIGTVNAKGK